The Candidatus Nitrosocosmicus franklandus genome contains a region encoding:
- a CDS encoding CbtA family protein produces the protein MNSYSFIFISLFAGVLAGLVLASINYFVAEPFIDQAIGIEVENSIAEGKVIDFNELNTYRIWQKEGTFATGALLGLTYGAVLGIIYVISRKYLPSSDDRKKSLVLAGLMCLALYVVPFLKYPANPPAVGDPETIGFRDSLYTAFQLTSGLIVVGLCTVVIKFRTFSYLKYLIPIFYVGLVSVIFSIFPSNPDAITAPMDLVNSFRMVTFATMVMFYLVLGIIFGMMWNKYKPHVATQIN, from the coding sequence ATGAATTCGTACTCTTTTATTTTTATTTCACTTTTTGCAGGAGTTCTAGCTGGGCTAGTATTGGCAAGTATTAATTATTTTGTTGCAGAGCCTTTTATTGATCAAGCCATTGGAATAGAGGTTGAAAATAGCATAGCTGAGGGAAAAGTTATTGATTTTAATGAATTAAATACTTACAGAATATGGCAAAAAGAAGGTACTTTTGCTACAGGTGCACTACTTGGTTTGACATATGGGGCAGTTTTAGGTATCATATATGTCATCTCACGCAAGTACCTCCCCTCATCAGATGATCGAAAGAAATCTCTTGTTTTGGCAGGACTGATGTGTTTGGCCTTATATGTTGTTCCATTCCTGAAATATCCAGCTAATCCTCCTGCTGTGGGAGATCCAGAAACGATTGGATTCAGGGATAGCCTATATACAGCCTTTCAATTGACATCTGGATTAATAGTTGTGGGACTCTGTACCGTGGTGATTAAATTTAGAACGTTCAGTTATCTCAAGTACCTGATCCCCATTTTTTATGTAGGGCTAGTCAGTGTTATATTTTCCATTTTTCCTTCCAATCCCGATGCAATAACAGCACCTATGGACTTGGTCAATTCATTTAGAATGGTCACCTTCGCTACCATGGTAATGTTTTATTTGGTCTTGGGAATAATCTTTGGAATGATGTGGAACAAATATAAACCACATGTAGCAACTCAGATAAATTAG
- a CDS encoding CbtB domain-containing protein → MGSRDELRIIQKDQTPKLAIAVLAMIAITSIYIVGYDQGQIFSLVQGSEAYDEMWIHEFTHDIRHAAGFPCH, encoded by the coding sequence ATGGGTTCTCGTGATGAACTTAGAATTATACAAAAGGATCAGACGCCTAAATTAGCAATTGCAGTCTTAGCAATGATTGCGATAACTAGTATTTACATTGTTGGTTACGATCAAGGACAAATATTTAGCTTGGTTCAGGGAAGTGAAGCATATGATGAAATGTGGATTCATGAATTTACTCATGACATAAGACATGCAGCAGGATTTCCATGTCATTGA